The Triticum urartu cultivar G1812 chromosome 5, Tu2.1, whole genome shotgun sequence genome contains the following window.
TGGGGGCGCTGGAGTGAGTGCCCCCCATGCCCTGATGTGGATGCCATGCTAGTCTGTCCCTACGTATGCGCGACACCGCATGTGTGCTTGCCGCGCTGTGGCTCATATGATCCATGGCGCGCTCCATCATGCCTGCTTCTCCCTTTGGGGGAAGGGAGGGGAAAGGTGGGATGTGTGCGCCTTGTGACGAGCTCGCAGCTGTGCCAGGTTGCAATGCTCCCTCCTTCCTTCCTCCCCCTTTCCATCCCCTTCACCTCGCCGCTTTGGGGATATCTTAAAGATTCCCTTTTGTTATTAATCCCCGCGGTTCTGGCCCACTCCGCCCTATTTTTGTGGGAGATGCTGCTGGCTCGGGGTTTCCTGGGGGTGGGGTGGAGTGGGGGGCTTGTGATTTCTTCTTTCTAGCCAGGACCTCTCTCCTCCCTTCACCTCCTCTCTTCTCCTCTTTTGGGATGCGGCGGAGTGGCAGGGGCGGCCGGGTGGATGGATCTGCCCAGCGCTTAGTTGCAGTAGCTTGTGTGTGAGTCTGCAGGTGACTTCTTGGTCTCATGGGTGGTTCTCAAAATGATTCCCCCCTTTCTCTTTCTGTGTAGGGATTTCTTTCTTTTCTGCTCGGCGTGTCCGTTTTAGGTTGTTGTTTCTGTCGATTTTACCTGGTGGTTTGGATTTCTTGGAATATTTCTGATCCTTGTTCTCTTCTGGTGAATTGATACGAACAAACCCTAGTTATTTTATTGGTATGCTGATACGCTGTCTGGGCGAATTGATTTGCAGGTTAGGAGGTTGGGAATTGCTCGGTCAGCCTTGTACTGAGCACTGACCGGGCGCCTAGACTGGGCGTTTGTTGTGATTCCGGTCAACCGCTTGCTCAGTTCATGTCTTCCAAGCCTGCCTCCCAAAGTATGCCGGAGCAAGCGGCAAAGCCAAAGGAAATGGGTGAAGATGACAGGCAGCGATCTGCTGCTGAGGAGGTTTCGGGGGAGCCGGACCAGCAGCAAGAATCTCCAGCTCCTGTGCTGGACAAGGATGCTCCAGATCTCTCCTCAGACTCTGGGGGCCTGGATGTGCCACTAGCCCCAGAGGCAGAATCTGATGAGTCAAAAGAGACCAAGAACTCCGATTCCAACGAGAATCAAGAAAAGAAGTCGTCGCAAAAGAGTAGTATCAGTGATAGCTTTATTTCAGCTAAAGTGAGTGATGGGACAAATAGTCTGGGTAAGACCAGTGGTAGTGCTAAGACAAGTGGCCGAGATTTCACCGAGAGTGGCAAGAGCAGCATGTGCCGTGTTAGTGCAAGCAGTGATTTGAGTGATGAGAGCTCCTGCAGCAGTATGAGCAGTGCCACCACAAAGCCGCACAAAGGGAATGATTCGAGGTGGGAGGCCATCCAAGTGGTCAAATCCAGGGAGGGCGTTCTTGGTCTGAACCAATTTAGGTTGCTTAAGAAGCTGGGTTCTGGTGATATCGGAAGTGTGTATCTCTCTGAATTGAGTGGTACCAAGAGTCACTTTGCAATGAAGGTGATGGATAAAACATCTCTGGCTAGTCGGAAGAAGCTGCTCCGGGCACAGACCGAGCGGGAGATACTGCAGTCCCTGGATCATCCATTTCTGCCGACCCTATATACTCATTTTGAGACGGACAAGTTTTCGTGTCTGGTTATGGAGTTCTGCCCTGGAGGGGACTTGCACACTCTTCGACAAAGGCAGCCTGGAAAACATTTTTCAGAGCAAGCAGCAAAGTATGCACTTTCTCTTGCTAATTATTTCACATGAATGATTTGTTTATAACATTCTTTGTTAGGTATTTTATCATGTGTCTCGTCTGCTTCAACATCACTTCATTATTTTTGGGCCTGATAGCTTCATGTTGCCATAGTCAGGTTGCATATGAAATACTTAAGTCTTTTTTACGTCGTAATATATAGCATGTTTATTGTGCACAATAGAATCAGAAAGGTGCAGTATGTTGTAGAAACTAATGTGTCCCATGCTGATAGTTGCACGTTGCTAAGTGGATCATTGTTGGATTTTCATTTGCCTATGAAAGCTGTGCTGAATGCTGACGAAGGATTTAacttattttttttctttctctcttgaTGTTTCAGGTTCTATGTAGCAGAGGTGCTCCTTGCATTGGAGTACCTGCATATGCTCGGGATTATATACCGTGATCTCAAGCCAGAAAATGTCCTAGTTCGGGAGGATGGGCACATCATGCTGACTGATTTTGACCTCTCTCTTCGTTGTTCAGTGAGCCCAACCGTGATCAGGGGTGCAAATCCTGGCTTAGATGCGCTGCAGAGGAACAATGCAGCGTACTGCGTCCAACCTGCGTGCATTCAGCCATCCTGTGTTGTTCCAACCACATGCTTTGGTCCTCGATTCTTCTCGAAATCCAAGTCCAAGTCAAAGTCTAAGAAGGAGAAGCCAAAGCCGGACATCGTGAACCAGGTTAACCTATTCCCTGAGATGATCGCCGAGCCAACTGATGCTCGGTCCATGTCCTTTGTGGGCACCCACGAGTACCTGGCCCCAGAGATAGTGAAAGGGGAAGGCCATGGCAGCGCGGTGGATTGGTGGACCTTTGGCATATTCTTGTACGAACTACTGTTCGGCAAGACCCCTTTCAAGGGTTCAGGCAACCGGGCGACGCTTTTCAACGTCGTCGGTCAGCCCCTGCGGTTCCCAGAGTCCCCGCTAGTGAGCTTCTCGGCAAGGGACATGATAAGGGGACTACTGGTCAAGGACCCGCAGCACCGGCTGGGCCACAAGCGTGGGGCCACGGAGATAAAGCAGCACCCCTTCTTCGAGGGCGTGAACTGGGCCCTTATAAGATGCGCGAGCCCTCCGGACATACCCAAGCCCGTGGAGCTGGACTGCCGCCCGAAGCAGGCCCCGTCGGCGAACGGGAAGGTCGCGCCGGCCTCCAACCAGAAGGGCTCGGACAACTACCTAGAGTTTGAGTTCTTCTAGCCTCTCTTTGGTGGTGCATTATGGATCCTCCGGAACAACAGCACATTTGAGCTGAGGCACCACAGAAAGAGAAAGTGTAGAGCTCCCCCTCTTGGCCTGGGAAGGTACTCTCATTTGTTGTAGATTGTATGCTCTTTTCTGGAGCCTCCTCCCCAAGTTTTCttctttccttttttctttttcgCCATTGAACTTGTTAGTCCTCTCTCTTAGTCAACCAAATACTCTATGCATGTTAATTGCGATTTTCGGAAACCGCATTGTGGCGGTGCCTCCTGAACGGGTTTGAAGGAGCGCGCCTGTTCAGGCCGTCGAATGTAACCGCTATTTGTACCTTGTAACTGATGTTTCTTCTTCATCCATCGCTCGCTCCGCGTCGCTTATTCTGCTGCTTCTAGTGTTGCTGATACCTTCATGCTAACAGACAATGCAGCTGTTATTATCTATCTCACCAGGACCAGGTATTCCTGTTGTATGAATATGATTGCAGATTGTGACATGTGGAGAGTAGGAACAAGCTTATTTATGTATGCACGTCTCTTGCCCGGTTTTTGATGTTGTGTGAGATGAAAGAAGGGTGGTTTATACtcgctccgttccaaaatacttgactttcATTTGTtcatggatgtacctatatactaaaatatgtctagatacatctatattttgacaaatggaaggcatgtattgtggaacggagggagtacatactTCCACACCATGGATGCTTCTTTTCTGAGGGAATTCACATCATGTATGCTACTTCCTCCGTCTTAAAATAACTGTCTCTGATTTAGTACccctctataaagaaatataagagcgtttggATCACTATTTTATTTCTTTATGGGGAGTACAACTTTGGGAGGGATTTGGATTTGCTTCAGCGAGATTTTTCGCATGGGTCTTGGGTTCAGATTGACGTATCTCTCGGCTGGAGATGAACTTTCAGGACAGAACAGGAGATGCACCACCAGCACTTTGACAACTCACAGGCCTGTTGCCCACTCAAGTCAGTTTGGGGATGTTGGAGTAGCTAGCTAGGAACCGTGTCGTGCTGGAACTTCTTCTTTTGGCGACGAGTGCCATTGCTGGAAGTTTTAAGCTGGGGAGAAAAATATCAACCGAAAACAACAGTACCTTTCAGCGGGAAACATCACCCTCAAAGACGAGTCAAGCCACCACCGTCCGTTGAGGAATCCTATTTCTCGCATGGTGGACacgcgtgtgcgtgtgtgtgtgtgtgcgacTCACCAAAAATCCTATTTCTCGCATGGTGGACAcgcgtgtgcgtgtgcgtgtgtgtgcgaCTCACCAAAGCGTGTCATTGTCCAAGATGGTACAAGCCGGGTTCCATAGGAAAGTTGTCACGCCAATCAGGCCGATATGGCGACTCTGATAGAGTTGTCCTAGTAAAGCGTGTTGTCGCCCAAGATGACAAACTAGGTTCCGTATGAAAGAAGTTGCTAGGCCTTCAACGGTGCTACCGGTGCCAAATTGGCCAAAAAGGTGCCGCATTACCAAGTTGTTAGGCCTTCAACGGTGCTGCCAATGTCAAATTGGCGAAAAAGGTGCCACATCACCACCGACGACCAAAGAAAAAGTTCTGGCACCAGCTTCACATTGGAGTGCAATGTAGCCTGTAGGGCACAAACGCCAAATGGTTGGAAAGTGCATTTGGTACCGGTGCGGGCATACATTGTGGAAGGCCTTAGTAATGTGGCAACGAGCTGCAATGTCCGTCGGTTTAGCTGAAAATTCATGTTCAACACTCCTAACTACACTGATTTACACATTTGCCCCGAGTGTCATTCATGCTTACTTTTTCAGTGTTTTTACCTTGAGAGGTTTGCCTTCTCATCCGTGTTAATTATTATTTTGCCAGTTTTTTCCAGGACTTTGATGAATTGATTCTCATTTCTCCTAACCGGTTCTTTTCCGAGCTTTTCTTGCTCGTATATGTTTTTCCATATGGCTGCCTGAGCCTGCACACAACGATGAAAACACCTTGCACCGGGGAAACGGCTCGTGTTACCACCGTCGCACAATTCTTGAGGGCGTCCGAGGTAAACGAGGTAGATAAGGGCAATTGGTGTCCGCGTCATGCCAGATTATCTTGATATGGCAAGAAATGGAAAATTGCAAATGATCTAGGTTCCCTTTTTAGGGGTGACAAATGATCCAATTGCAACTAAATGTGGGGCAAAAGATCAATTCTCTGACAGGAAAAACGGGCAAAGATGGAGAAACCTACCGGCCCAAGTTGCACAACGGGCACACAGCCCATAGCTAAGCATAAAACAAAAGTTAGTAGCTCTCAGCCCATAAAGGGTATAACTGAACCGGGCCTAAACAGCAAAGGGCGACATTTGTTCCAGGTCTGCTGAGACATATATACAGTACGCATGTAATAGTTTCAATTCCAGCTCTTTTCTTTTTGAGCGTAGGAACTTTCATTTTGAGGCTCATAATCTTGCCAAATTTGCTTGTAACCTAGATGTAGGTGAACATGTGTGGTTGGGCAATCCTCATGGCTCAAACCTTGTATCTATGACCGTGGTTTTGGATGAATAAAGACGGTCTCCCGGCTAGGTTCTTCCAACAGAATTGGGCCGTGCTGAAATCTGAAATTATCACTGCTGTTTTGTAGTTCTTAAAGTCAGGAATAATGCCTGACGGGGTAAACGACACGGCTATTGTTTTTATCCCAAAAATTCCTTTCCCAATGGAACTCAAGGATTTTAGACCGATAAGCCTATGTAACGTCATTTACAAGATTGTTTCAAAATGTTTGGTGAACAGGCTAAGGCCGATGCTTGTGGAGTTAATTTCAGAGAATCAGAGTGCCTTTATCCTAGGAAGGCTTATCTCTGACAATTCTATAATTGCTTTTGAATGTCTTCATCATATATCGTCGCTGAAACAAAACAGGCCGGCGGCGTGTGCTTACAAGCTTGATTTGTCAAAGGCATATGATCGTGTCGACTAGGATTTTTTGGAGAAAGCACTTGGTAAATGGGGCTTCACCCAACAGTAGATTTCTTGGATTATGGTGTGTGTGAAATCAATGAAATATTCTGTCAAATTCAATGGACAATTGTTTGAGAGTTTCATTTCCTCTAGAGGACTAAGGCAAGGTGACCCTTTATcgccactctagattttgccactctagattttaccaattttccttatgccactctagattttgacatttcagtattgccactcttagcttttgaaaAATATCACAATTGCCATTATGTGGCAATAGCAAATTAATTttatttcacttttgccactctagcttttgacaatgtatcacaattgccactctaatttattttggttttgccacggaatggcaattgtgataattgtcaaTAGCTAAGAGTGGCAGAACTGAAATGTtaaaatctagagtggcataagaaaaattggcaaaatctagagtggcaaaaacaaaattttcccttTCTTATTTCTTTTTGTTGCTGACGCCCTGTCTGCACTCTTATCAAAATCAGTTGGTGAAGGTTCTCTAAAGGGGGTGGCTATCTGCCGTGGTGCACCAGTTATTTCTCACTTGCTATTTGGGATGATACTATGCTGCTGTTTGAAGCGTCTGGCCAGCAGGCGAGCATTGTTAAGGGGTTGTTGAACACTTATACTTCAGCGACGGGTCAACTCATTAACCCAGAGAAGTGTTCCATCCTTTTCTCAGACAATTACTC
Protein-coding sequences here:
- the LOC125509666 gene encoding serine/threonine-protein kinase D6PK-like — encoded protein: MSSKPASQSMPEQAAKPKEMGEDDRQRSAAEEVSGEPDQQQESPAPVLDKDAPDLSSDSGGLDVPLAPEAESDESKETKNSDSNENQEKKSSQKSSISDSFISAKVSDGTNSLGKTSGSAKTSGRDFTESGKSSMCRVSASSDLSDESSCSSMSSATTKPHKGNDSRWEAIQVVKSREGVLGLNQFRLLKKLGSGDIGSVYLSELSGTKSHFAMKVMDKTSLASRKKLLRAQTEREILQSLDHPFLPTLYTHFETDKFSCLVMEFCPGGDLHTLRQRQPGKHFSEQAAKFYVAEVLLALEYLHMLGIIYRDLKPENVLVREDGHIMLTDFDLSLRCSVSPTVIRGANPGLDALQRNNAAYCVQPACIQPSCVVPTTCFGPRFFSKSKSKSKSKKEKPKPDIVNQVNLFPEMIAEPTDARSMSFVGTHEYLAPEIVKGEGHGSAVDWWTFGIFLYELLFGKTPFKGSGNRATLFNVVGQPLRFPESPLVSFSARDMIRGLLVKDPQHRLGHKRGATEIKQHPFFEGVNWALIRCASPPDIPKPVELDCRPKQAPSANGKVAPASNQKGSDNYLEFEFF